ATCAAATCCCAAACTGCAATTCACTCTTGGAAATGTAACTCACCTTGTACTCTGTGATGAAATCTCGGACCATGCCATAACCTATGTGCTGCTTCCCTAAGACATGAGACTGAGTCCTCTCAGCAGCATCATTTGCTACTAGAAAAGAACCACAAATCTCACACAAGGCCATCTTTTTCTCCTGCGGAACCATCAATAATTTATCGCTCTGGGATTGAATCAAGGCCTTCTCAGAATTGAGTTCATCCACCTGTAAAGAAACTCCAAAAGTTACAATTTAACCAATCATGCTTGACAAAATGACAACACTAAATTTCTGGAAACTTTTTTACTTTGGAAAATAATCTATTCAAACACATTAAAGAACAAATAAGGAGGAACCCAGATAATCTTAACTGCGAAATGTCACTTAAAGTTCAAAGTACTTCTAATGAGTGAGTTCCCATAAACTAATTAAGTTGgcttttcttttaaattatttcataatatttTGTTTTTCCAGATCAGGGAGAAGGTGTTGGATGTTGCTAGATAAAGTTAAAATAGCAACACCTTTTTCATAAGTGCTTGAGCTTCATCCACCTTCCCAGCTTCACCAAGGGATTCCACTTGCACCAGCAGGTTCTTTATTTTCTCCTCCACCACAGATAACTGTTCAGACTTTCCAGCTGACAGTGGAGGAGGTGGTATTGGTTCCTCCCCTTGAGCAAGGCGTTCTCTTCCACGCCTAACTCTTCTATCCAAATCCATGacctaaaaagaaagaaaaaggaattaTAACAGAAAAAGAATTTACTGAAGGTCAACCATAACAAACAATCAAAAAACAATGAAGTATAGAAGCTACCAATTTCTCACAACGCTGAGCAAGTTCAGCTTCAAATTTGGGCAGATATCTGTCGTGTCTTGGGGAACTCTCAAAGCTAGAGTCAGAAATTAATCAAACACCCATTAAACAGGATTGAATTATATAGTAGGAGAATATCATATGTCCAGACTCAGAGACACAGCGAAACATAGCACAAGCAGAAAATCATTCCTATAATATAGATGTCACATGATGGATCCGATGCTTAGAAGACATGATCTATGTTCAAACATGTCTTTTCATATTATCATTGCCACAAAAACAAACAGCACCATGCAATACAATAAAAAAGAATATGAAGTAAGAAAATGACAAGACATTTAAAAAATTTGTGACTCAAAAAATGATTCACCCCTTCTTGAAATAATATTGTCAGCATCTTTAGATCACTTGCCCAGAACAAACATCAACATCTTAGCACACATAGGATGATGCAACACAAATTAGAGTTCCATCCTTCGTTACACATGCTAAACAACTAATTTGATAAGAATAAACAAATTCAACATTTCAAGTAGACCCAAAAATTACCAATATCAAGAGGAAGCTAATTTAATAGAAATATTTAATGCAATAAACAGTTGTGTCAATAACCATCCGATGTATATCAAGAGAGAACAAAGTTTTCCTAAAGAGATGGCAAAGGAAACTCAACATTTGCAGATAGAACATATAGCGTTTCCCAAGCTCACAACAATAATGCAAACACTATCCCAGTATTGATTGAAGGCAAAGTGACCACATCAAGCATGGACTCTGTAACAAGACAACAAACACTAACAATTTCATGACAAAACAAGGAGCTCATACCTTTCTTTCAACTTTGGATCATGAATCCTATCACATGGCCCTGTCACAGAAACGAGACAACAAAAAGTAACTAATGAAACCTTCAAATCTCTAAACATGGGATATAAATAAGTAAATCTGAAGGAAACAACAATAGAACGCACCTAGATCACTTTTGGTGTTAACAAAGAGGTCATGTGGACAAAATCGAGCCATATAGTATGGACAGACCTCCTTAGAATCCCACGTAATTTCCTTGTACTCTTTCTTCTCTTCCTCCGTCAAATTACGATCTGATAAAATCAGAATTCAAAAATTGTTAAGATTCAATTAAAAAGGAAATACGATTATATATCACCAGCAAGAACAACCTATAAAAAGTAAATAGATTAAACTGCAGACCCTGATAATTAGGAATTCTAAATCAAGAAACTTTGAGCAGCCAACAATCTCAGTGtgtcgagagagagagagagagagagagagagagagagagagattgcggAAAATACCAGAACCCATGAGTTCGTCTAGCATAGCTCGCTGGAGGTCCATGTCTGACAATGGAAGCTTTGAGATAAATGAGGTTATGAAGAGAAGAAGCAGTGGCTATGATAGAAATTGATAGAGTATAAGCTAGGGTTTGAGGACTGGGAGATTTTGGTGGGGGGTAGGGTTTGGTTATCCCAATAGCAGGGAGAGAGACGGTAAGGCTAGTAGGAGGAGCTTGGCTTGATGATTTCTATCGGCTCAGAACAATCAAATCTGTGGCACGTGCCAAAGACACGtatttgtaattaaaatatataaaatataatttaaactaatttttaatatttttaattaatatatttaaatatatgcCTTATTAATAACGGTTTTAAtggtaatataaaacatttattatctataaattaattaagtattATATTTGGAAAGTCATATAGACTCTGGGGAGGAGATTTTTCAGATGGGACCAACTACACTGGATTTGGTGGTTGTTTTCGATGCAGGCAAGGAGAGAGATTCGATTGTCGGATTGGCGATATGAGATCACTATTGAACTCAAAGCGATGAAACATTTGAGATGGGACCGACCTTACTCCAATCAAACACCATTTGAAAAAAGGA
This sequence is a window from Hevea brasiliensis isolate MT/VB/25A 57/8 unplaced genomic scaffold, ASM3005281v1 Scaf395, whole genome shotgun sequence. Protein-coding genes within it:
- the LOC131177292 gene encoding uncharacterized protein LOC131177292; this encodes MDLQRAMLDELMGSDRNLTEEEKKEYKEITWDSKEVCPYYMARFCPHDLFVNTKSDLGPCDRIHDPKLKESFESSPRHDRYLPKFEAELAQRCEKLVMDLDRRVRRGRERLAQGEEPIPPPPLSAGKSEQLSVVEEKIKNLLVQVESLGEAGKVDEAQALMKKVDELNSEKALIQSQSDKLLMVPQEKKMALCEICGSFLVANDAAERTQSHVLGKQHIGYGMVRDFITEYKAAKEKAREEERLAREKEAEERRKQREKEYEKRRRSDSNDRDRYHDRDRDRERDRNRERERDHERSREWNGRGSGDGGKGTEWRSRNGRESGRDRYRDRSRSRSPVRHGHRRSPKSPAHQY